Proteins from a single region of Harmonia axyridis chromosome 4, icHarAxyr1.1, whole genome shotgun sequence:
- the LOC123678600 gene encoding RE1-silencing transcription factor-like: MAYEHVNPEVELKVKEEDLEITEEFIEPNGNIIARETGRTYYEANNMKLESDVGEKDRNETQEKFECCLCEFSTIWIGNIRRHVNIVHFNKKDFKCRLCDYISSDSNTVLQHMSDVHFKLKKFQCHLCEYSTSRKTNLKRHITTVHLNLKKFKCEECAYATNLSSSLKYHIQKVHSDTETYPKPRNYKCNVCELSTTSKKDLNKHIKSVHLKIKDYQCDICEYKASRKTHLKSHMENIHSTKKCKLCDFSTTEQWTLRRHVKDLHPEKL; encoded by the coding sequence aTGGCTTACGAACACGTAAATCCAGAAGTAGAATTGAAGGTGAAGGAGGAAGATTTAGAAATTACTGAGGAGTTTATTGAACCAAACGGAAATATTATTGCAAGAGAAACTGGCAGAACATATTACGAGgccaataatatgaaactggaAAGTGATGTTGGAGAGAAAGATAGAAATGAAACTCAGGAAAAATTCGAGTGTTGTTTGTGTGAATTTTCGACAATCTGGATAGGCAATATTAGGAGACATGTGAACATTGtgcattttaacaaaaaagatttcaaatgcCGCCTTTGTGACTATATATCAAGTGATAGTAATACGGTTTTACAACATATGAGTGAtgtacatttcaaattgaaaaaattccaatgcCATCTTTGTGAATATTCGACGAGTCGAAAAACTAATTTGAAACGTCACATAACAACTgtacatttgaatttgaaaaaatttaaatgtgaAGAATGTGCTTATGCCACAAATTTGAGTAGTTCGTTGAaatatcacatacagaaagTACATTCAGATACGGAAACATATCCAAAACCTAGAAACTACAAATGTAATGTATGTGAATTGTCTACAACTTCGAAAAAAGATTTGAACAAACATATCAAAAGTGTTCATTTGAAGATTAAAGACTATCAATGTGATATATGTGAATATAAGGCGAGCAGAAAAACTCATTTAAAAAgtcatatggaaaatattcattcgactAAAAAGTGCAAATTATGCGATTTCAGTACAACTGAGCAATGGACTTTAAGAAGACATGTGAAAgacttacatccagaaaaactgtag
- the LOC123678599 gene encoding RE1-silencing transcription factor A-like, with translation MLLQSMCVHFKTIDLKEYKDVIAWISHNQTNVTLSTCRAEYLAMSYAYQELISLDKVLRIVIGKLMFPITVWCDNISPGDCTKKDGSHKLKVFDDHLEEINDDLQHREKSGLRRHMVATHVLNLYIGIMAYEHVNPEVELKVKEEDLKITEEFIEPNGNIIARETGRTYYEANNMKLESDVGEKDRNESQEKFECCLCEFSTIWIGNFRRHVNIVHFNKKDFKCRLCDYISSDSNTVLQHMSDVHFKLKKFQCHLCGYSTSRKTNLKRHITTVHLNLKKFKCEECAYATNLSSSLKYHIQKVHSDTETYPKPRNYKCNVCELSTTSKKDLNKHIKSVHLKIKDYQCDICEYKASRKTHLKSHMENIHSTKKFKLCDFSTTEQWILRRHVKDLHPEKL, from the exons ATGTTACTTCAgtcgatgtgtgtacattttaagaccatagatttaaaagaatataaagatGTTATAGCTTGGATAAGCCATAATCAAACCAatgtcacattgtccacttgtaGAGCCGAATACCTAGCCATGAGTTATGCCTATCAAGAATTAATATCTCTAGACAAGGTACTTAGAATTGTTATAGGAAAACTGATGTTTCCTataacagtctggtgtgataacaTATCCCCTGGAGACTGCACCAAAAAAGATGGTAGTCACAAACTAAAAGTATTtgatgatcatttagaggaaatAAATGACGACCTACAacatagagagaaatctggacttagaaGACATATGGTTGCaacacatg tattgaatttatatattggaataaTGGCTTACGAACACGTAAATCCAGAAGTAGAATTGAAGGTGAAGGAGGAAGATTTAAAAATTACTGAGGAGTTTATTGAACCAAACGGAAATATTATTGCAAGAGAAACTGGCAGAACATATTACGAGgccaataatatgaaactggaAAGTGATGTTGGAGAGAAAGATAGAAATGAAAGTCAGGAAAAATTCGAGTGTTGTTTGTGTGAATTTTCGACAATCTGGATAGGCAATTTCAGGAGACATGTGAACATTGtgcattttaacaaaaaagatttcaaatgcCGACTTTGTGACTATATATCAAGTGACAGTAATACTGTTTTACAACATATGAGTGAtgtacatttcaaattgaaaaaattccaatgcCATCTTTGTGGATATTCGACGAGTCGAAAAACTAATTTGAAACGTCACATAACAACTgtacatttgaatttgaagaaatttaaaTGTGAAGAATGTGCTTATGCCACAAATTTGAGTAGTTCGTTGAaatatcacatacagaaagTACATTCAGATACGGAAACATATCCAAAACCTAGAAACTACAAATGTAATGTATGTGAATTGTCTACAACTTCAAAAAAAGATTTGAACAAACATATCAAAAGTGTTCATTTGAAGATTAAAGACTATCAATGTGATATATGTGAATATAAGGCGAGCAGAAAAACTCATTTAAAAAgtcatatggaaaatattcattcgactAAAAAGTTCAAATTATGCGATTTCAGTACAACTGAGCAATGGATTTTAAGAAGACATGTGAAAgacttacatccagaaaaactgtag
- the LOC123678604 gene encoding RE1-silencing transcription factor-like codes for MAYEHVNPEVELKVKEEDLEITEEFIEPNGNIIARETGRTYYEANNMKLESDVEEKDRNETQEKFECCLCEFSTIWIGNIRRHVNIVHFNKKDFKCRLCDYISSDSNTVLQHMSDVHFKLKKFQCHLCEYSTSRKTNLKRHITTVHLNLKKFKCEECAYATNLSSSLKYHIQKVHSDTETYPKPRNYECNVCELSTTSKKDLNIHIKSVHLKIKDYQCDICEYKASRKTHLKSHMENIHSTKKCKLCDFSTTEQWTLRRHVKDLHPEKL; via the coding sequence aTGGCTTACGAACACGTAAATCCAGAAGTAGAATTGAAGGTGAAGGAGGAAGATTTAGAAATTACTGAGGAGTTTATTGAACCAAACGGAAATATTATTGCAAGAGAAACTGGCAGAACATATTACGAGgccaataatatgaaactggaAAGTGATGTTGAAGAGAAAGATAGAAATGAAACTCAGGAAAAATTCGAGTGTTGTTTGTGTGAATTTTCGACAATCTGGATAGGCAATATCAGGAGACATGTGAACATTGtgcattttaacaaaaaagatttcaaatgcCGCCTTTGTGACTATATATCAAGTGATAGTAATACGGTTTTACAACATATGAGTGAtgtacatttcaaattgaaaaaattccaatgcCATCTTTGTGAATATTCGACGAGTCGAAAAACTAATTTGAAACGTCACATAACAACTgtacatttgaatttgaaaaaatttaaatgtgaAGAATGTGCTTATGCCACAAATTTGAGTAGTTCGTTGAaatatcacatacagaaagTACATTCAGATACGGAAACATATCCAAAACCTAGAAACTACGAATGTAATGTATGTGAATTGTCTACAACTTCAAAAAAAGATTTGAACATACATATCAAAAGTGTTCATTTGAAGATTAAAGACTATCAATGTGATATATGTGAATATAAGGCGAGCAGAAAAACTCATTTAAAAAgtcatatggaaaatattcattcgactAAAAAGTGCAAATTATGCGATTTCAGTACAACTGAGCAATGGACTTTAAGAAGACATGTGAAAgacttacatccagaaaaactgtag
- the LOC123678601 gene encoding RE1-silencing transcription factor-like, with protein MAYEHVNPEVELKVKEEDLEITEEFIEPNGNIIARETGRTYYEANNMKLENDVGEKDRNETQEKFECCLCEFSTIWIGNIRRHVNIVHFNKKDFKCRLCDYISSDSNTVLQHMSDVHFKLKKFQCHLCEYSTSRKSNLKRHITTVHLNLKKFKCEECAYATNLSSSLKYHIQKVHSDTETYPKPRNYKCNVCELSTTSKKDLNKHIKSVHLKIKDYQCDICEYKASRKTHLKSHMENIHSTKKCKLCDFSTTEQWTLRRHVKDLHPEKL; from the coding sequence aTGGCTTACGAACACGTAAATCCAGAAGTAGAATTGAAGGTGAAGGAGGAAGATTTAGAAATTACTGAGGAGTTTATTGAACCAAACGGAAATATTATTGCAAGAGAAACTGGCAGAACATATTACGAGgccaataatatgaaactggaAAATGATGTTGGAGAGAAAGATAGAAATGAAACTCAGGAAAAATTCGAGTGTTGTTTGTGTGAATTTTCGACAATCTGGATAGGCAATATCAGGAGACATGTGAACATTGtgcattttaacaaaaaagatttcaaatgcCGCCTTTGTGACTATATATCAAGTGATAGTAATACGGTTTTACAACATATGAGTGAtgtacatttcaaattgaaaaaattccaatgcCATCTTTGTGAATATTCGACGAGTCGAAAAAGTAATTTGAAACGTCACATAACAACTgtacatttgaatttgaaaaaatttaaatgtgaAGAATGTGCTTATGCCACAAATTTGAGTAGTTCGTTGAaatatcacatacagaaagTACATTCAGATACGGAAACATATCCAAAACCTAGAAACTACAAATGTAATGTATGTGAATTGTCTACAACTTCAAAAAAAGATTTGAACAAACATATCAAAAGTGTTCATTTGAAGATTAAAGACTATCAATGTGATATATGTGAATATAAGGCGAGCAGAAAAACTCATTTAAAAAgtcatatggaaaatattcattcgactAAAAAGTGCAAATTATGCGATTTCAGTACAACTGAGCAATGGACTTTAAGAAGACATGTGAAAgacttacatccagaaaaactgtag
- the LOC123678603 gene encoding RE1-silencing transcription factor-like yields the protein MAYEHVNPEVELKVKEEDLEITEEFIEPNGNIIARETGRTYYEANNMKLESDVGEKDRNETQEKFECCLCEFSTIWIGNIRRHVNIVHFNKKDFKCRLCDYISSDSNTVLQHMSDVHFKLKKFQCHLCEYSTSRKTNLKRHITTVHLNLKKFKCEECAYATNLSSSLKYHIQKVHSDTETYPKPRNYKCNVCELSTTSKKDLNIHIKSVHLKIKDYQCDICEYKASRKTHLKSHMENIHSTKKCKLWDFSTTEQWTLRRHVKDLHPEKL from the coding sequence aTGGCTTACGAACACGTAAATCCAGAAGTAGAATTGAAGGTGAAGGAGGAAGATTTAGAAATTACTGAGGAGTTTATTGAACCAAACGGAAATATTATTGCAAGAGAAACTGGCAGAACATATTACGAGgccaataatatgaaactggaAAGTGATGTTGGAGAGAAAGATAGAAATGAAACTCAGGAAAAATTCGAGTGTTGTTTGTGTGAATTTTCGACAATCTGGATAGGCAATATCAGGAGACATGTGAACATTGtgcattttaacaaaaaagatttcaaatgcCGCCTTTGTGACTATATATCAAGTGATAGTAATACGGTTTTACAACATATGAGTGAtgtacatttcaaattgaaaaaattccaatgcCATCTTTGTGAATATTCGACGAGTCGAAAAACTAATTTGAAACGTCACATAACAACTgtacatttgaatttgaaaaaatttaaatgtgaAGAATGTGCTTATGCCACAAATTTGAGTAGTTCGTTGAaatatcacatacagaaagTACATTCAGATACGGAAACATATCCAAAACCTAGAAACTACAAATGTAATGTATGTGAATTGTCTACAACTTCAAAAAAAGATTTGAACATACATATCAAAAGTGTTCATTTGAAGATTAAAGACTATCAATGTGATATATGTGAATATAAGGCGAGCAGAAAAACTCATTTAAAAAgtcatatggaaaatattcattcgactAAAAAGTGCAAATTATGGGATTTCAGTACAACTGAGCAATGGACTTTAAGAAGACATGTGAAAgacttacatccagaaaaactgtag